One window of the Eucalyptus grandis isolate ANBG69807.140 chromosome 8, ASM1654582v1, whole genome shotgun sequence genome contains the following:
- the LOC120287835 gene encoding alpha-crystallin domain-containing protein 22.3-like, which produces MSSRGRTNNGTEQHIDPQLPILDVAPLNSVPYFGPPISHSNVAPSQLEMETEAGESVGPSIMYFPSHSTEEWDKLLAAAKSGVGLVGSAAMGRMGPIVGAVDIGECEDSYLFRVSLPGVSRDEKDFRCDVEPDGKIFIKGVTTTGEKTVVKDSQIFKMTQNLCPPGHFSISFQLPGPVNHQQLTGFFGTNGILEGIVKKRHY; this is translated from the exons AT GTCATCAAGAGGAAGGACAAATAATGGAACCGAGCAGCACATAGACCCACAGCTGCCAATCCTTGATGTGGCACCTCTCAATAGCGTGCCATATTTTGGTCCACCTATATCACATAGCAATGTTGCCCCTTCACAGCTGGAGATGGAGACAGAAGCTGGGGAAAGTGTTGGGCCCTCCATCATGTATTTCCCTTCTCATTCTACAGAAGAGTGGGACAAACTGCTTGCCGCCGCTAAATCTGGGGTTGGACTGGTTGGCAGTGCAGCTATGGGAAGGATGGGACCAATTGTCGGAGCAGTAGACATTGGAGAATGCGAGGACTCATACCTGTTTAGGGTCTCCCTTCCAGGAGTCTCAAGGGATGAAA AGGATTTCAGATGTGATGTGGAGCCCgatggaaaaatatttataaaaggagTAACAACTACTGGTGAGAAGACGGTCGTGAAGGATTCCCAAATTTTCAAGATGACGCAAAACTTATGCCCACCTGGACACTTCTCAATCTCATTTCAGCTACCAGGTCCTGTTAATCATCAACAGCTAACTGGTTTTTTTGGTACTAATGGGATTTTAGAAGGTATTGTGAAGAAGAGGCACTACTAG